GTGACCAATATAAACGGCTATAACATGGGTATTGTTGAACAGATCGTGGAAACAGGGTCAAACGATGTACTACTAGTTAAAGCTAATGCCAAAGATGCCTTCGGCAAAGCGGAACGTATGATCCCCTTTGTCCCTGAGCAGTTCATCAAACAGGTGGATTTGCAAGGGAAACAGATTTTAGTGGATTGGGATCCTGACTTCTAAGTCGAGGTACAACATATGTGGTTAGGGGTAATAACCCTGTTTCCAGAGATGTTTCGTGCTGTTACAGACTTTGGGGTTACGGGTCGAGCCGTGAAAAACGGCCTGCTTGAGTTGCAAACGTGGAATCCTCGTGATTTCACCCATGATAAACACAATACTGTAGACGATCGCCCTTATGGTGGTGGACCAGGTATGTTGATGATGGTGCAACCTTTGCGTGATGCTATCCATGCGGCAAAAGCTGCTGCAGGTGATAGGGCAAAAGTGATTTATCTGTCTCCTCAGGGACGCAAGCTGGATCAGCAAGGCGTTACTGAGTTAGCTAAATCAGAGAGTTTGATTTTAGTGTGTGGTCGATACGAAGGTGTTGATGAGCGCATTATTCAAACTGAAGTAGATGAAGAATGGTCTATCGGTGATTACGTACTTTCGGGTGGCGAGTTACCGGCAATGACATTAATCGATTCAGTGGCTCGTTTAGTACCTGGTGTACTTGGCAAGCAAGCGTCAGCAGAGCAAGATTCTTTCTCTGATGGCCTACTGGATTGTCCTCATTATACTCGCCCTGAACAATTGGATGGTCTTGACGTACCCGCAGTGCTGTTAAGCGGTGACCACGAAAAAATTAGACTCTGGCGTTTACAACAAAGTATCGGAAGAACTTTTTTGAGACGGCCAGAATTATTTGAAAATCTAGCTCTGACTGACGAACAATCGACTTTATTAGCGCAGTTCGTGAATGAAACGGACAAGTCCGCATAGTCAACGCTCAGTTATTACTAGGATGGAGTAATTATGAACAACATCATTAAAATGCTCAACGATGAGCAAATGAAAACAGATGTACCTGATTTTGGTGCTGGTGATACAGTAGTAGTTCAAGTACGTGTTAAAGAAGGTGAAAAAGAGCGTCTTCAGGCTTTTGAAGGTTTGGTCATCGCTAAGCGTAACCGTGGTCTGCATTCAGCATTCACAGTACGTAAAATCTCTAATGGTGAAGGTGTTGAGCGTGCTTTCCAGACGCATAGCCCGTTAATTGCTAGCATCGAAGTTAAGCGTCGCGGTCGTGTACGTCGTGCTAAACTGTACTATTTACGTGAGCGTTCAGGTAAGTCTGCACGTATCCGTGAAAAATTGGCAACTAAGTAATAGTTACCGATACAGAATAAAGATGCAGTGTTCGCACAACAACCCGCCGAAAGGCGGGTTTTTGTTTGTAGCGCTTTAAAAAAGTAAAGATCAAAAACAGTTCCGGGTTAGCGATAAGAGTGACCTAACCATAATAAGATATAAGCGGATCCCGTAATTAATGTCGTTTAGATGTATCGTTTTGTATAAAAAATCATCGATTAAATGATTTTTAACTTTTTGTATAAATAACCCTTGCCCTAATGCCATGGCACAGGCATAGTTGCTTTTAACTTGTAATGGTGTAGCGTTACAGTGTTACTGAGTTTAGCCATCAGATATCTAGAATATTAATCTATTAGTGACCTTAGGTCTGTCGTCAAAAGAGAGTGATAAGTATGCAACAAGATACCATTAATAATGTGCACATTAGT
The Shewanella vesiculosa DNA segment above includes these coding regions:
- the trmD gene encoding tRNA (guanosine(37)-N1)-methyltransferase TrmD, with the translated sequence MWLGVITLFPEMFRAVTDFGVTGRAVKNGLLELQTWNPRDFTHDKHNTVDDRPYGGGPGMLMMVQPLRDAIHAAKAAAGDRAKVIYLSPQGRKLDQQGVTELAKSESLILVCGRYEGVDERIIQTEVDEEWSIGDYVLSGGELPAMTLIDSVARLVPGVLGKQASAEQDSFSDGLLDCPHYTRPEQLDGLDVPAVLLSGDHEKIRLWRLQQSIGRTFLRRPELFENLALTDEQSTLLAQFVNETDKSA
- the rplS gene encoding 50S ribosomal protein L19, with the translated sequence MNNIIKMLNDEQMKTDVPDFGAGDTVVVQVRVKEGEKERLQAFEGLVIAKRNRGLHSAFTVRKISNGEGVERAFQTHSPLIASIEVKRRGRVRRAKLYYLRERSGKSARIREKLATK